A single region of the Bifidobacterium asteroides DSM 20089 genome encodes:
- the polA gene encoding DNA polymerase I: MEDQTKKQDKDGRTLLVVDGHSLAFRAFYALPVESFTTSTGQPTNAVWGFATMLADVMAKEKPTHMGVAFDVKGGTFRNAMLPQYKGTREAAPKELLSQLPLIQDLLKGLGITYIEKPGYEGDDIIGTLATMGEQAGFRTLVLSGDRDAFQLVDDDITVLYPGHHFKNLKHMTPQAIMDRYKVTPEQYPDLAAMRGEGADNIPGVPGVGDGYAAKWINKYGSLDSILEHADEIGGKKGQALAENADQVRLNRKVNALVRDLDLGVKVEDLRFGTIHTDQVLPIFEQLQFGPQTRKKILRGFNTVADYDYSPASALVDVSNKQEEFTQPERDKAESADQLRDWCEKHLPDKALCRRSADHVKAMADSLDKIKDIGDSDQNAMRCSEAMKEHWVLHAIGWAKHGDYGLEELSILSMDGHGLVLMAEDIDEDMRAAIQELIDQRIGTCVVHGYKEHLHLLESQGLHMPLPLFDTKLAGYLAEPDFHADNLEQAVAHFLAIPVEEEPEATQGALALDGREDEDERRRGTRILRQAQYVMMVSERLQELMDERHQYGLLRTIELPTSAVLAQMETEGAKVDDARLKEMHDRFAAEAHQAQEIAWDKAGSRVNLQSPKQLSKVLFDDMGLVPTHRTKTGSYSTNVSVLQDLYIKSVNNERANDFLGALLKHRETNKLKQIVQTLREAVNPRDGRLHTTYEQTVAATGRLSSVDPNLQNIPNRDARGREIRSAFVPGNGYEALLSSDYSQVELRIMAHLSGDQALIDAFKSGADFHRYVASLVYDIPMEEVTGDQRSHVKAMSYGLAYGLSTYGLAQQLKISPAAADVLRAKYFATFGKVHEYLESLVADAREKGYTETMFGRRRYFPGLRSKRRPTREAAERAALNAPIQGSAADIMKIAMIKASRALSDQGLKSRISLQIHDELLVEIAPGETDKATKLVKDSMEHAVELAVPLDVSTGIGQDWELAAH, translated from the coding sequence ATGGAAGACCAGACGAAGAAGCAGGACAAGGACGGCCGCACCCTGCTGGTCGTCGATGGACATTCGCTGGCCTTCCGGGCCTTCTATGCTCTTCCCGTCGAGAGTTTCACCACTTCGACAGGGCAGCCCACCAACGCGGTGTGGGGCTTTGCCACCATGCTGGCGGATGTCATGGCCAAGGAGAAGCCCACCCACATGGGCGTGGCCTTTGACGTCAAGGGAGGCACATTCCGCAACGCCATGCTGCCACAGTACAAGGGCACCCGTGAGGCCGCTCCCAAGGAGCTGCTGAGCCAGTTGCCCCTGATCCAGGATCTGCTCAAGGGCCTGGGCATCACCTATATCGAAAAGCCCGGCTATGAGGGCGACGACATCATCGGCACCCTGGCCACCATGGGCGAGCAGGCCGGGTTCAGGACCCTGGTCCTGTCGGGCGACAGGGATGCCTTCCAGCTGGTGGACGACGACATCACCGTGCTCTACCCCGGCCACCACTTCAAAAATCTCAAGCACATGACGCCCCAGGCCATCATGGACCGCTACAAGGTGACCCCGGAGCAGTACCCGGATCTGGCAGCCATGCGAGGCGAGGGGGCTGACAACATCCCCGGTGTGCCTGGCGTGGGCGACGGTTATGCCGCCAAGTGGATCAACAAGTATGGATCGCTGGATTCCATTCTGGAGCACGCTGACGAAATCGGCGGCAAGAAGGGCCAGGCCCTGGCGGAGAACGCCGACCAGGTTCGGCTCAACCGTAAGGTCAACGCCCTGGTGCGTGACCTGGACCTGGGTGTGAAGGTGGAGGATCTGCGTTTCGGCACCATCCACACGGATCAGGTCCTGCCCATCTTCGAGCAGCTGCAGTTCGGCCCGCAGACCCGTAAGAAGATCCTGCGGGGCTTCAATACCGTTGCCGATTACGATTACTCTCCAGCTTCCGCCCTTGTCGATGTCAGCAACAAGCAGGAGGAGTTCACCCAGCCCGAGCGCGATAAGGCCGAATCCGCTGACCAGCTGCGGGACTGGTGCGAGAAGCATCTGCCGGACAAGGCCCTTTGCCGACGCTCTGCGGACCATGTCAAGGCCATGGCCGATTCCCTGGATAAAATCAAGGACATCGGCGACTCCGACCAGAATGCCATGCGTTGCAGCGAGGCCATGAAGGAGCACTGGGTTCTGCACGCCATCGGCTGGGCCAAGCATGGCGACTATGGCCTGGAGGAGCTGTCCATTCTCTCCATGGATGGCCACGGTCTGGTCCTCATGGCAGAAGATATTGACGAAGATATGCGCGCGGCCATCCAGGAGCTGATCGACCAGCGGATCGGCACCTGCGTGGTCCATGGCTACAAGGAGCACTTGCACCTCTTGGAGAGCCAGGGGCTGCATATGCCATTGCCCCTGTTCGACACCAAGCTGGCAGGCTATCTGGCTGAGCCTGATTTTCATGCCGACAATTTGGAGCAGGCTGTCGCCCATTTCCTGGCCATCCCCGTAGAGGAGGAACCTGAGGCCACCCAGGGGGCCCTGGCCTTGGACGGTCGAGAGGATGAGGACGAACGCCGACGGGGGACTCGGATTCTCCGCCAGGCTCAGTATGTCATGATGGTCTCCGAGCGTCTGCAGGAGCTTATGGACGAGCGTCACCAGTACGGCCTGCTGCGCACCATAGAGCTGCCCACCTCCGCAGTCCTGGCGCAGATGGAGACCGAGGGCGCCAAGGTGGACGATGCCCGCCTGAAGGAGATGCACGACCGGTTTGCCGCAGAGGCCCACCAGGCCCAGGAAATAGCCTGGGATAAGGCCGGCAGCCGTGTCAACCTGCAGAGCCCCAAGCAGCTGAGCAAGGTGCTCTTCGACGATATGGGCCTGGTGCCTACCCACAGGACCAAGACAGGTTCCTACTCGACCAACGTCTCGGTCCTGCAGGACTTGTATATAAAGTCGGTCAACAACGAGCGGGCCAACGACTTCCTGGGCGCGCTGCTCAAGCACCGGGAGACCAACAAGCTCAAGCAGATCGTGCAGACCCTGCGCGAGGCGGTCAATCCCCGGGATGGCAGGTTGCACACCACATATGAACAGACTGTTGCCGCCACAGGTCGATTGAGCTCGGTCGATCCCAACCTGCAGAACATCCCCAACAGGGATGCCCGGGGCCGCGAGATCCGTTCGGCCTTCGTGCCTGGCAACGGGTATGAGGCGTTGCTCTCCTCGGACTACTCCCAGGTGGAGCTGAGAATCATGGCCCACCTTTCCGGGGACCAGGCCCTGATCGATGCCTTCAAGTCGGGTGCCGACTTCCATCGGTACGTGGCCAGCCTGGTTTATGACATCCCCATGGAGGAGGTCACCGGAGACCAACGCTCCCACGTGAAGGCCATGAGCTACGGGCTGGCCTATGGGCTGAGCACCTACGGTCTGGCCCAGCAGCTTAAGATCAGCCCGGCTGCGGCTGATGTACTGCGTGCCAAGTACTTTGCCACCTTCGGCAAGGTCCATGAGTACTTGGAGTCCCTGGTGGCCGATGCCCGGGAGAAGGGCTACACCGAGACCATGTTCGGCCGGAGGCGCTACTTCCCTGGGCTGCGCTCCAAGCGTCGTCCCACCCGCGAGGCCGCCGAGAGGGCCGCCCTCAACGCGCCCATCCAGGGATCGGCTGCGGACATCATGAAGATCGCCATGATCAAGGCCAGCCGTGCCTTGTCCGACCAGGGGCTGAAGAGCCGCATCTCCCTGCAGATCCACGATGAACTGCTGGTGGAAATAGCTCCCGGAGAGACCGACAAGGCCACCAAGCTGGTCAAGGATTCCATGGAACATGCCGTAGAATTGGCCGTGCCCCTGGACGTGTCCACCGGCATCGGCCAGGACTGGGAGCTGGCTGCTCACTGA
- a CDS encoding ANTAR domain-containing response regulator: MDFQETRLKVASESKNRSDSPEGRTVVVAEDEALIRLDTVEALEDAGYDVVGQAASGQEAIDLTRELRPDVVVMDVKMPGTDGITAATEIGKENLAPVVMLTAFSQQSLVEKAADAGAMAYVVKPFAPEKLLPALEVAISRFDQINALKDEVTDMKARFEARKRVDRAKGLLMESMGMTESEAFRWIQKTSMDRRLTMQEVADVVINNVANQNDR, encoded by the coding sequence ATGGACTTTCAGGAAACGAGGTTGAAAGTGGCTTCAGAGAGTAAGAACCGCAGCGATTCCCCCGAAGGGCGGACCGTGGTTGTGGCGGAGGACGAGGCTTTGATCAGGCTCGATACCGTCGAAGCTCTCGAGGATGCCGGCTATGACGTGGTCGGTCAGGCGGCCAGCGGCCAGGAGGCCATTGATCTGACTCGCGAGCTGAGGCCCGACGTGGTGGTCATGGATGTGAAGATGCCCGGTACTGATGGCATTACCGCCGCCACTGAGATCGGCAAGGAGAATCTGGCCCCGGTGGTTATGCTGACGGCGTTCTCCCAGCAGAGCCTGGTCGAGAAGGCGGCCGATGCGGGGGCCATGGCCTACGTGGTTAAGCCCTTTGCCCCGGAAAAGCTGCTGCCGGCCCTTGAGGTGGCCATCTCCCGTTTTGACCAGATCAACGCCCTGAAGGACGAGGTCACCGACATGAAGGCCCGTTTCGAGGCCCGCAAGCGGGTGGACCGGGCCAAGGGCCTGCTCATGGAGAGTATGGGCATGACCGAGTCCGAGGCCTTCCGCTGGATCCAGAAGACCTCCATGGACCGTAGGCTGACCATGCAGGAGGTGGCCGACGTGGTCATCAACAACGTGGCCAACCAGAACGACCGTTAG
- a CDS encoding NUDIX domain-containing protein — protein MTTQIYRRFDPWRTSPVQEKARKQIMDSHYFSVDRVTYESSDNQTFDRSIVSEKHGDTIAVLAITDDGRIPLVEQYRLPTHRWTLELPAGHPLSDKEAPIDVATRRLREEAGYKAASFNQFARFINTPSFSTQHTTLFYAEGLTPVQPASLAPETPHQNVRLFTVDEAYDMVIAGTILDAKTTIAILRAKIGLSDLH, from the coding sequence ATGACCACTCAGATCTATCGACGGTTCGATCCTTGGCGTACCTCCCCCGTCCAGGAGAAGGCCCGCAAGCAGATTATGGACAGCCACTACTTCAGCGTCGACAGGGTCACCTATGAATCCAGCGACAATCAGACCTTTGACCGCAGCATCGTCAGCGAAAAGCATGGGGACACCATCGCCGTCCTGGCCATCACCGATGACGGGAGGATCCCCCTGGTCGAGCAGTACCGCCTGCCCACCCACCGCTGGACCCTTGAGCTGCCGGCCGGCCATCCGCTCAGCGACAAGGAAGCTCCCATCGATGTAGCCACCAGACGTCTGCGCGAGGAGGCCGGATACAAGGCTGCCTCCTTTAACCAGTTCGCGAGGTTCATCAACACCCCGAGCTTCTCCACGCAGCACACGACGCTCTTCTATGCCGAGGGCCTGACCCCGGTCCAGCCTGCCAGCCTGGCACCAGAGACCCCCCACCAGAATGTACGGCTCTTCACCGTGGACGAGGCCTATGACATGGTGATCGCAGGGACCATATTGGATGCTAAAACAACCATCGCCATTCTGCGGGCCAAAATCGGACTGTCCGACCTGCACTGA
- the pyk gene encoding pyruvate kinase: MRKAKIVDTIGPASESLENITKLVRAGMDVARLNRSHGTPEDHLKVYNNVRQASKETGRNVAALVDLQGPKIRCGWFKKNEQGEDKVILKEGQEFTITTDDVEGDEHMTSTTFKGLPGDCHPGDPILIDDGKVRLEVTKVEGNQVHTKVVVPGPVSSHKGINLPGVAVSLPALTPKDEEDLRWGIRTGADIIAMSFVRFATDIDRAHEIMDEEGRRIPIVAKIEKPQAVENLEEIVKAFDGIMVARGDMAVEMPFEQVPLVTKRCIELARQYAKPVIVATEVLGSMVHSPIPSRAEASDCANAVLDGADATMTSNETAVGDYPDTTVSTMARISEYATTHGFDRIPDMHNLDMSNSGAVSSAAVDLADKINAKAIVAFTQTGNTVHRVSRERPAAPIYALTTDEHTYHWLALSWGTEAFMCEQDYHDFNRAGLMAFVDSTLKKQGKVSDGDCLVVLSSAQGEYEPGNTDCIYVHTVGAND; the protein is encoded by the coding sequence ATGCGCAAAGCCAAGATCGTCGATACCATCGGGCCGGCTTCGGAGTCGCTGGAGAACATCACCAAGCTGGTCAGGGCAGGCATGGATGTGGCCAGGCTCAACCGGTCCCACGGCACCCCCGAGGATCACCTCAAGGTTTACAACAACGTGCGTCAGGCCAGCAAGGAGACCGGACGCAACGTGGCGGCCCTGGTCGATTTGCAGGGTCCCAAGATTCGTTGCGGCTGGTTCAAGAAGAACGAGCAGGGCGAAGACAAGGTCATCCTCAAGGAGGGCCAGGAGTTCACCATCACCACCGACGATGTCGAGGGTGACGAGCACATGACCTCCACCACTTTCAAGGGTCTGCCCGGAGACTGCCATCCCGGCGATCCCATCCTGATCGATGACGGCAAGGTACGCCTGGAGGTCACCAAGGTCGAGGGCAATCAGGTTCACACCAAGGTTGTCGTGCCTGGTCCGGTCTCCTCGCACAAGGGCATCAATCTGCCCGGCGTGGCCGTGAGCCTGCCGGCACTGACCCCCAAGGACGAGGAGGACCTGCGCTGGGGCATCCGCACCGGCGCCGACATCATTGCCATGTCCTTCGTCCGCTTCGCCACCGACATTGACCGCGCCCATGAGATCATGGACGAGGAGGGTCGTCGTATCCCCATCGTGGCCAAGATCGAGAAGCCCCAGGCGGTTGAGAATCTGGAGGAGATCGTCAAGGCCTTCGACGGCATCATGGTCGCCCGCGGCGACATGGCCGTAGAGATGCCCTTCGAGCAGGTCCCCCTGGTGACCAAGCGCTGCATCGAGCTTGCCCGGCAGTACGCCAAGCCGGTCATCGTCGCCACCGAGGTCCTGGGCTCCATGGTTCATTCGCCCATCCCCAGCCGCGCCGAGGCCTCCGACTGCGCCAACGCCGTCCTGGACGGTGCCGACGCCACCATGACCTCCAACGAGACCGCCGTGGGCGACTACCCCGACACCACGGTCTCCACCATGGCCCGGATCTCCGAGTACGCCACCACCCACGGGTTTGACCGTATTCCGGATATGCACAACCTGGACATGTCCAACTCCGGTGCCGTCTCCTCCGCAGCCGTGGATCTGGCAGACAAGATCAACGCCAAGGCCATCGTGGCCTTCACGCAGACCGGCAACACCGTGCACCGCGTCTCCCGTGAGCGTCCGGCCGCCCCCATCTATGCGCTGACCACCGATGAGCACACTTATCATTGGCTGGCACTGAGCTGGGGCACCGAGGCGTTCATGTGCGAGCAGGACTACCACGACTTCAACCGTGCAGGCCTCATGGCCTTCGTGGACTCCACTCTGAAGAAGCAGGGCAAGGTCTCCGACGGCGACTGCCTGGTGGTGCTCAGCAGCGCCCAGGGTGAGTATGAGCCAGGAAACACCGACTGCATCTACGTGCACACGGTTGGCGCCAACGACTGA
- a CDS encoding TerC family protein, which translates to MSETPLPFMVVSLVVLAVFFVVDLLVIGRRPHVPSTGECVRHIAFFVVMALIFGALIWKVAGSKPAIEFYSGWLTEYSLSIDNLFVFVIIMSNFAVPLRLQRYVLSIGITIALLLRGVFILAGTALITRFTWVFFIFGLFLLYTAWNMVSSRGKQEEYHENGLISTLRRVIPITSHYDGEHLRTTFEGKRYFTPMLVVFLAIGTTDVMFAFDSIPAIFGLTKDPFIVFTSNVFALLGLQQLYFLLGSLLDKLEYLPLGLAVVLAFIGVKLIMEALHGNTLPFINGGQPLTVVPEIPTWVSLLVIVLTIGIAALASVIKSRHQSLESASQGKK; encoded by the coding sequence ATGTCCGAGACACCTCTGCCGTTCATGGTTGTGAGCCTGGTTGTGCTGGCCGTCTTCTTCGTGGTCGATCTTCTGGTGATCGGACGGCGGCCACATGTGCCTTCGACCGGTGAATGCGTGCGGCATATTGCCTTCTTCGTGGTCATGGCTCTGATCTTCGGTGCGCTGATCTGGAAGGTGGCCGGGTCCAAGCCGGCCATCGAGTTCTATTCGGGTTGGCTGACCGAATATTCGCTCAGCATCGATAACCTCTTCGTCTTCGTCATCATCATGAGCAACTTCGCTGTGCCCTTGCGACTTCAGCGCTATGTGCTCAGCATCGGCATCACCATCGCCCTGCTGCTGCGCGGCGTCTTCATCCTGGCCGGGACGGCGTTGATCACCCGCTTTACCTGGGTATTCTTCATATTCGGCCTCTTCCTGCTCTATACCGCCTGGAACATGGTCTCCAGCCGGGGCAAGCAGGAGGAGTACCACGAGAACGGGCTGATCAGTACCCTGCGCCGGGTCATCCCCATCACCAGCCATTACGACGGTGAGCATCTGCGGACCACCTTCGAGGGCAAGCGATACTTCACACCCATGCTGGTGGTTTTCCTGGCCATCGGCACTACAGATGTCATGTTCGCCTTCGACTCCATTCCGGCCATCTTCGGCCTGACCAAGGATCCTTTCATCGTCTTCACCTCCAACGTATTCGCCCTGCTGGGACTTCAGCAGCTCTACTTCCTGCTGGGTTCCCTGCTGGACAAGCTGGAGTATCTGCCCCTGGGACTGGCTGTCGTTCTGGCCTTCATCGGAGTCAAGCTGATCATGGAGGCACTGCACGGCAACACGCTGCCCTTTATCAATGGCGGACAGCCCCTGACGGTCGTGCCGGAGATACCGACCTGGGTATCCCTATTGGTCATCGTCCTGACCATCGGCATAGCCGCACTGGCCTCTGTGATCAAGAGCCGCCATCAGTCCCTTGAATCAGCCTCACAGGGAAAAAAATAA
- the uvrB gene encoding excinuclease ABC subunit UvrB, producing MGFNIERTDKPFVVKSPYKPSGDQPEAIEELATRIENGENDVVLMGATGTGKTATTAWLIERLQRPTLILEPNKTLAAQLCAEFRELMPDNAVSYFVSYYDYYQPEAYIPQTDTYIEKDSNINDDVERLRHAATANLLTRRDCVVVATVSCIYGLGTPEEYAGRMLFLHEGDRINRDDLLRKFVDMQYKRNDIAFTRGTFRVRGDTVEIIPVYEELAVRIEFFGDEIDRISTLHPLTGDEIAHETSVHIFPASHYVAGPERMERALKTIKEELDWRVGQLRKQGKELEAQRLTMRTTYDLEMLTQIGTCSGVENYSRHFDGREPGTPPHTLLDFFPDDFLLVIDESHVTVPQIGAMYEGDASRKRTLVEHGFRLPSAMDNRPLKWPEFLDKVGQTVYLSATPGDYEMGLSDGVVEQVIRPTGLLDPEVEVRPVKGQVDDLLDEIKTRVDRHERVLVTTLTKKMAEDLTDYLLERDIKVEYLHSDVDTLRRVELLRELREGKIDVIVGINLLREGLDLPEVSLVAILDADKEGFLRSYRSLIQTIGRAARNVSGKVIMYADEVTDSMDKAISETNRRRAKQIAYNKAHGVDPKPLIKKISDVNDMLAKEDVDTQTLLAGGYRNANKAGNSHLGVPLYDKEEADKRHQEILQAGLPAQDLADLIRQLSDQMHTAAQQLQFELAARLRDEIKDLKKELRQMTEAKK from the coding sequence ATGGGGTTCAACATTGAGCGGACCGATAAGCCCTTCGTGGTCAAGTCTCCCTACAAACCCTCCGGCGATCAGCCAGAGGCCATCGAGGAGCTGGCTACGCGGATTGAGAATGGCGAAAACGACGTGGTGCTCATGGGCGCCACCGGCACCGGCAAGACCGCGACTACGGCCTGGCTGATTGAGCGCCTGCAGCGGCCCACTCTGATTCTGGAGCCCAACAAGACCCTGGCCGCCCAGCTCTGCGCCGAGTTCCGCGAGCTCATGCCCGACAATGCGGTCTCCTACTTCGTCTCCTACTACGACTACTACCAGCCCGAGGCCTACATTCCCCAGACGGACACCTACATCGAGAAGGACTCCAACATCAACGACGACGTGGAGCGGCTCCGGCACGCCGCCACGGCCAATCTGCTGACCAGGCGCGACTGCGTGGTGGTGGCCACCGTCTCCTGCATCTACGGCCTGGGCACGCCCGAGGAGTATGCCGGACGCATGCTCTTCCTGCACGAGGGGGACCGGATCAACCGGGACGACCTGCTGCGCAAGTTCGTGGACATGCAGTACAAGCGCAACGACATCGCCTTCACCCGTGGCACCTTCCGCGTGCGCGGCGACACGGTCGAGATCATCCCCGTCTATGAGGAGCTGGCCGTCCGCATCGAATTCTTCGGCGATGAGATCGACCGCATCTCCACCCTGCACCCGCTGACCGGGGATGAGATCGCCCATGAGACCTCTGTGCACATCTTCCCCGCATCCCACTACGTGGCCGGTCCTGAGCGGATGGAGCGCGCCCTGAAGACCATCAAGGAGGAGCTGGACTGGCGTGTGGGCCAGCTGCGCAAGCAGGGCAAGGAGCTTGAGGCCCAGAGGCTGACCATGCGCACCACCTACGACCTGGAGATGCTGACCCAGATCGGCACCTGTTCCGGAGTGGAGAACTATTCCCGCCACTTCGACGGGCGCGAACCCGGGACGCCGCCCCACACCCTGCTGGACTTCTTCCCCGACGACTTCCTGCTGGTCATCGACGAGTCCCATGTGACCGTTCCCCAGATCGGTGCCATGTATGAGGGGGATGCCAGCCGTAAGCGGACCCTGGTCGAGCACGGCTTCCGTCTGCCCTCGGCCATGGACAACCGTCCGCTGAAGTGGCCTGAGTTTCTGGACAAGGTGGGCCAGACCGTCTACCTGTCGGCAACGCCGGGCGACTATGAGATGGGCCTGTCCGACGGGGTGGTGGAACAGGTCATCCGGCCCACCGGACTGCTGGATCCCGAGGTGGAGGTAAGACCTGTCAAGGGCCAGGTGGACGACCTCCTGGACGAGATCAAGACCCGGGTGGATCGTCATGAGCGGGTTCTGGTGACCACGCTTACCAAGAAGATGGCCGAGGACCTGACCGACTACCTGCTGGAGCGCGACATCAAGGTGGAGTACCTGCACTCCGACGTGGACACCCTGCGGCGGGTGGAGCTCCTGCGGGAGCTGCGCGAGGGCAAGATTGACGTCATCGTGGGAATCAACCTCCTGCGCGAGGGGCTGGATCTGCCTGAGGTCTCCCTGGTGGCCATTCTGGATGCAGACAAGGAGGGTTTCCTGCGTTCCTACCGCTCCCTGATCCAGACCATCGGCCGTGCGGCAAGGAACGTGTCCGGCAAGGTCATCATGTACGCGGACGAGGTCACCGACTCCATGGACAAGGCCATCAGCGAGACCAACCGTCGCCGGGCCAAGCAGATCGCCTACAACAAGGCACACGGTGTGGATCCCAAGCCGCTGATCAAGAAGATCAGCGACGTCAACGACATGCTGGCCAAGGAGGACGTGGACACCCAGACCCTGCTGGCGGGCGGCTATCGCAACGCCAACAAGGCCGGCAACTCCCACCTGGGCGTGCCCCTCTACGACAAGGAGGAGGCCGACAAGCGGCACCAGGAGATCCTCCAGGCCGGTCTGCCGGCACAGGACCTCGCCGACCTGATCCGTCAGCTGAGCGATCAGATGCACACGGCTGCGCAACAGCTGCAGTTCGAGCTTGCAGCCCGTCTGCGCGACGAAATCAAGGATCTGAAGAAGGAGCTGCGGCAGATGACCGAGGCCAAGAAGTAG
- the coaE gene encoding dephospho-CoA kinase (Dephospho-CoA kinase (CoaE) performs the final step in coenzyme A biosynthesis.), translating into MIRVGLTGGIAAGKSTVAARLARNGAKIIDYDRLSHEVIAPGGPGVGAVLGRFGADCGDGHGGVDRSALAARVFGGPTADRDRKDLDDLIHPLVYDLAAKAERPWLEGSEVVVHEVPLLTEVRSAIPFHFDRVLLVEAPSQVRIARMVNQRHMTQSQAVERIGSQTNSSARRAQADLLVDGSQPIEQMFESVDRIYEELKSLAQGSSHSG; encoded by the coding sequence ATGATACGTGTGGGATTGACCGGCGGGATTGCGGCCGGCAAGAGCACGGTGGCGGCTCGGCTGGCTCGGAACGGCGCCAAAATCATCGACTACGACAGGCTCTCCCACGAGGTCATCGCTCCGGGCGGACCTGGGGTAGGGGCGGTCCTCGGGCGGTTCGGAGCAGACTGCGGGGACGGCCATGGGGGAGTGGACAGGTCAGCCCTGGCTGCGCGGGTCTTCGGAGGGCCGACGGCCGACCGGGACCGCAAGGATCTGGACGATCTCATCCATCCGCTGGTCTATGACTTGGCCGCCAAGGCCGAGCGGCCCTGGCTGGAGGGTTCCGAGGTGGTGGTTCATGAAGTGCCCCTGCTGACCGAGGTGCGCTCAGCCATACCTTTTCACTTTGACAGGGTTCTGCTGGTGGAAGCCCCCAGCCAGGTGAGGATTGCGCGCATGGTGAATCAGCGGCATATGACTCAGAGTCAGGCTGTTGAGCGCATCGGCTCACAGACCAACAGCAGTGCGCGGCGCGCTCAGGCCGACCTATTGGTGGACGGGTCCCAACCTATCGAACAAATGTTCGAGTCTGTTGATAGGATATATGAAGAGCTGAAATCCTTGGCCCAGGGCTCCTCCCACAGCGGCTGA
- the rpsA gene encoding 30S ribosomal protein S1, translated as MAENKKEVPQVAVNDIGSEEDFIKAVDSTIKNFDDGDLVEGTVVKIDHDEVLLDIGYKTEGVIPSRELSIKKDVDPDDVVQVGDTIEALVVTKEDKEGRLILSKKRAQYERAWGDIEKIKEADGVVEGTVIEAVKGGLIVDIGLRGFLPASLVEMRRVRDLSPYIGQKIKAKILELDKNRNNVVLSRRQYLEETQSEVRETFMAQLKKGQIREGTVSSIVNFGAFVDLGGVDGLIHVSELSWKHIDHPSEVVKVGDKVTVEVLDVDMDRERISLSLKATQEDPWQRFARTHVPGQIVKGKVTKIVQFGVFVSVEDGIEGLVHISELANRHVENPETVVKQGEEIFVKVIDVDLDRRRISLSLKQADDSVDPTSEDFDPAIYGMPAEYDEDGNYKYPEGFDPETNEWIAGYEKQREEWESQYAAAHDLWEQHKAFVAKELENAEASAAEDSRSSQAPASGSHSHRQSSEETTNYSSESSSEGTLASDDQLAALREQLLKEKK; from the coding sequence ATGGCAGAGAACAAGAAGGAAGTCCCCCAGGTCGCGGTCAATGACATCGGATCCGAGGAAGACTTCATCAAGGCAGTCGATTCCACCATCAAGAACTTCGACGATGGGGATCTGGTCGAGGGGACGGTCGTTAAGATCGACCATGACGAGGTTCTGCTGGACATCGGCTACAAGACCGAGGGTGTGATTCCCTCCCGCGAGCTTTCCATCAAGAAGGATGTCGATCCCGACGACGTAGTCCAGGTCGGTGACACCATCGAGGCTCTGGTCGTCACCAAGGAGGACAAGGAAGGCCGTCTGATCCTTTCCAAGAAGCGTGCCCAGTACGAGCGTGCCTGGGGCGACATCGAGAAGATCAAGGAGGCTGACGGTGTCGTCGAGGGCACCGTCATCGAGGCCGTCAAGGGCGGACTCATCGTCGACATCGGCCTGCGTGGCTTCCTGCCCGCATCCCTGGTCGAGATGCGCCGCGTGCGCGACCTGTCTCCCTACATCGGACAGAAGATCAAGGCCAAGATCCTGGAGCTGGACAAGAACCGCAACAACGTGGTCCTCTCCCGCCGCCAGTACCTGGAGGAGACCCAGTCCGAGGTGCGCGAGACCTTCATGGCCCAGCTCAAGAAGGGCCAGATCCGCGAGGGCACGGTCAGCTCCATCGTCAACTTCGGCGCCTTCGTCGACCTGGGCGGTGTGGACGGCCTGATCCACGTCTCCGAGCTCTCCTGGAAGCACATCGATCACCCCAGCGAGGTCGTCAAGGTGGGCGACAAGGTCACCGTCGAGGTGCTGGATGTGGATATGGACCGCGAGCGCATTTCGCTGTCCCTCAAGGCCACCCAGGAAGATCCTTGGCAGCGCTTCGCCCGGACCCACGTGCCCGGACAGATCGTCAAGGGCAAGGTCACCAAGATTGTGCAGTTCGGCGTCTTCGTCTCCGTCGAGGACGGCATCGAGGGCCTGGTCCACATCTCCGAGCTGGCCAACCGCCACGTGGAGAACCCCGAGACCGTGGTCAAGCAGGGCGAGGAGATCTTCGTCAAGGTCATCGACGTCGACCTGGATCGCCGCCGTATCTCCCTGTCCCTCAAGCAGGCCGACGACTCCGTCGACCCGACCTCCGAGGACTTCGATCCGGCCATCTACGGCATGCCTGCCGAGTACGACGAGGACGGCAACTACAAGTACCCCGAGGGCTTCGACCCCGAGACCAATGAGTGGATCGCCGGCTACGAGAAGCAGCGGGAGGAGTGGGAGTCCCAGTATGCGGCCGCCCACGACCTCTGGGAGCAGCACAAGGCCTTCGTGGCCAAGGAGCTGGAGAACGCCGAGGCTTCGGCCGCCGAGGACAGCAGGTCCTCCCAGGCGCCCGCCTCCGGTTCTCACTCCCACCGTCAGAGCTCCGAGGAGACCACCAACTACAGCTCGGAGTCCAGCTCCGAGGGCACTTTGGCCTCCGACGACCAGTTGGCCGCCCTGCGCGAGCAGCTGCTCAAGGAAAAGAAGTGA